The following DNA comes from Agromyces mangrovi.
TCGTGTTCTTCTGCCAGAACAACCAGTGGGCGATCTCCGAGCCGGTCGGCCTGCAGTCGACCCAGCACCTCGCGCAGCGCGCCGCCGGGTTCGGCATCCCCTGGATGCGGGTCGACGGCAACGACGTCCTCGCGGTCATGGCCGCGACGCGCATCGCGCTCGAGCGCGCGCGCACCGGCGGCGGCCCCACCTACATCGAGGCCGTGACCTACCGCATGGGGCCGCACACCACCGCCGACGACCCGAAGCGGTACCGCACCGAGGACGAGCTCGAGGAGTGGCGCGGCCGCGACCCGATCGCCCGGCTCGAACGCCTGCTGCGCTCCCGCGGGGCGCTCGACGACGACGGGGCATCCGACATCGCCCGGGAGGCCGACGCGGCCGCGGCGGCCGTGCGCGCCGCCTGCGTGAGCCTGCCCGACCCCGAGCCGCTGTCGATCTTCGACCACGTGTACGCCGAGCCGAACAGCCACGTCGACCGCCAGCGCGACCACTACGCGCGCTACCTCGCGATGTTCGACGAACCCGGCGCCGCGGGAGAGGGGAGCCGCGCATGAGCACGCTCACCCTGGGCCAGGCCCTGAACGCCGGCCTCCGCCGCGCGCTCGAGGACGACGACCGCGTCGTGCTCCTCGGCGAGGACATCGGCACGCTCGGCGGCGTCTTCCGCGTCACCGACGGGCTCCAGCGCGACTTCGGCGACGCCCGCGTGGTCGACACCCCGCTCTCGGAGGCGGGCATCATCGGCACCGCCGTCGGCCTCGCGTACCGAGGGTTCCGTCCGGTCTGCGAGATCCAGTTCGACGGGTTCATCTACCCGGGCTTCGACCAGATCGTCGCGCAGGTCGCGAAGCTGCACGCGCGCACGCAGGGCAGGGTGCGGATGCCCCTGACGATCCGCGTCCCCTTCGGCGGCGGCATCGGCGCGGTCGAGCACCACTCCGAGTCGCCCGAGGCGTACTTCACGCACACGTCGGGTCTTCGGGTCGTGGCGTGCGCGAACCCGCAGGACGCGTACACGATGGTGCGCCAGGCGATCGCGAGCGATGACCCGGTGCTGTTCTTCGAGCCCAAGCGCCGCTACCACGCCAAGGGCGAGGTCGACGTCGACGCGGACCTCGCCGACGCGCCGCCCATGGGCGTGGCGACCGTCGCACAGCGCGGCGACGACGTGACCCTCGTGACCTACGGCGCGCTCGTGCAGGTCGCACGGGACGCGGCAGCGGCGACCGCCGACGACGGCGTCTCGATCGAGGTCATCGACCTGCGCTCGCTGT
Coding sequences within:
- a CDS encoding alpha-ketoacid dehydrogenase subunit beta, with product MSTLTLGQALNAGLRRALEDDDRVVLLGEDIGTLGGVFRVTDGLQRDFGDARVVDTPLSEAGIIGTAVGLAYRGFRPVCEIQFDGFIYPGFDQIVAQVAKLHARTQGRVRMPLTIRVPFGGGIGAVEHHSESPEAYFTHTSGLRVVACANPQDAYTMVRQAIASDDPVLFFEPKRRYHAKGEVDVDADLADAPPMGVATVAQRGDDVTLVTYGALVQVARDAAAATADDGVSIEVIDLRSLSPVDYPTIEQSVRRTGRLVITHEAGQQGGVGAEIAASITERCFEFLEAAPVRITGHDVPYPPAKLEQHHLPDLDRILDGVDRVLGRPNSLTGVEG